One genomic region from Amaranthus tricolor cultivar Red isolate AtriRed21 chromosome 12, ASM2621246v1, whole genome shotgun sequence encodes:
- the LOC130828176 gene encoding CBS domain-containing protein CBSCBSPB3-like, whose protein sequence is MSSQVVPPPAPRRNSSTHKRQPGPKKSAPPAENGTINSSSKPTSPSSSVVGGERTVKKLRLSKALTIPEGSSVSDACRRMAARRVDAVLLTDSNALLSGIVTDKDIATRVIAEELRPEQTPLSKVMTRNPIFVTSDTLGIDALQKMVQGKFRHLPVVENGEVIALLDITKCLYDAISRMEKAAEQGSAIAAAVEGVERQMGNGFAAPAAFIETLRERMFKPSLSTIISENTKVATVSPSDPVYVAAKRMRDFRVNSVIITSGNKVLGILTSRDILMRVVAQNLSAELTLVEKVMTPNPECANVDSTLLEALHTMHDGKFLHLPVLDRDGSIVACVDVLQLTHATISMVESNSGAMDEMATTMMQKFWDSALEPQDDSDSHSEMSAAFMSSEGPEMGKYPSLGLGNSVSFKFEYPKGRVHRFNYAAESLDELVSAVMQRIGSSDVNNRMQLLYEDDEGDKILLTCDSDLIGAAFQARSAGQKVLRLFLEFPEATKEAIKEAISETNATVLQKSGWTSVQSGILAGSMALTAIAVLIYLKRVKH, encoded by the exons ATGAGTTCTCAAGTAGTACCACCGCCAGCTCCGAGAAGAAATAGTTCGACGCATAAACGGCAACCGGGGCCGAAAAAATCGGCACCACCTGCTGAAAATGGAACCATTAATTCATCTTCAAAGCCTACTTCACCGTC GTCATCGGTGGTGGGAGGAGAGAGAACGGTGAAGAAATTAAGGTTGTCTAAGGCACTGACGATTCCCGAGGGATCGTCGGTGTCGGATGCTTGTCGAAGGATGGCGGCTCGTCGTGTTGATGCTGTTTTATTGACTGATTCTAATGCTTTGTTATCTGGGATTGTTACTGACAAG GATATTGCTACTAGGGTAATTGCAGAGGAGTTGCGGCCGGAGCAAACTCCACTATCGAAAGTTATGACAAGGAATCCAATATTTGTAACTTCTGATACATTAGGGATTGATGCTCTTCAAAAGATGGTTCAAG GAAAATTTAGGCATCTTCCTGTTGTAGAAAATGGTGAAGTAATTGCTTTGTTGGATATCACAAAGTGTTTATATGATGCCATATCAAGAATGGAGAAAGCCGCGGAGCAGGGTAGTGCTATTGCTGCTGCAGTTGAGGGAGTTGAGCGTCAGATGGGAAATGGTTTTGCTG CGCCTGCTGCGTTTATAGAGACATTAAGGGAACGGATGTTCAAGCCTTCTTTGTCAACTATCATCAGTGAAAATACCAA GGTAGCAACAGTTTCGCCATCAGATCCTGTTTATGTTGCTGCAAAGAGAATGAGGGACTTCCGTGTTAATTCAGTCATTATAACAAGTGGGAACAAAGTTCTTGGGATCCTAAC GTCAAGGGATATACTCATGCGGGTCGTAGCACAAAACTTATCAGCTGAACTAACTTTGGTAGAAAAG GTGATGACACCCAATCCTGAATGTGCAAATGTGGATTCAACACTCCTTGAAGCATTGCATACAATGCATGATGGAAAATTCCTTCATCTTCCTGTTTTGGACAGAG ATGGATCCATTGTCGCTTGTGTTGATGTCTTACAGCTGACTCATGCTACTATTTCCATG GTTGAGAGTAACTCTGGAGCGATGGACGAGATGGCAACCACAATGATGCAAAAATTCTGGGATTCAGCCTTGGAGCCACAAGATGATTCTGATTCTCATAG TGAAATGTCAGCTGCATTCATGAGTTCCGAAGGACCGGAGATGGGAAAATATCCATCACTTGGTCTTGGAAATTCGGTTTCCTTCAAGTTTGAATATCCCAAAGGTCGTGTTCATCGATTTAATTATG CGGCCGAGAGTTTGGATGAGCTTGTATCTGCTGTTATGCAAAGAATTGGATCTAGTGACGTTAACAACCGTATGCAATTACTG tatgaagatgatgaaggtgATAAAATATTACTCACATGTGATTCTGATCTCATTGGTGCGGCGTTTCAAGCTAGATCTGCTGGACAAAAG GTTTTAAGGTTGTTTTTAGAGTTTCCTGAAGCTACAAAGGAAGCAATAAAGGAAGCAATTTCAGAGACTAATGCAACTGTGCTACAGAAATCTGGATGGACATCAGTTCAATCAGGGATTTTGGCTGGCAGCATGGCTCTGACAGCCATTGCTGTGCTGATATATTTGAAGCGTGTAAAACACTGA